In Pogoniulus pusillus isolate bPogPus1 chromosome 20, bPogPus1.pri, whole genome shotgun sequence, the following are encoded in one genomic region:
- the LOC135184644 gene encoding fibulin-7-like has product MLLIPLPAWLALGILQLPLFSTQECLSPQQVLGAVRQMQKLLAAQEAAQLRGVRGLRKQLSLLQSRLQTTATKRNETCPPLAVPPHGRLLGRSVRVGHDLHFVCDAGFRLVGSETRTCRHDRSWSGTQPSCRSIDDCSSNPCANGGTCVDGDQSYTCLCPRGWSGPSCQSPVYAYWVTPNATSFSRQPRCAEARSGSRRCSCDSGFQLRASGVCRDVDECQLFQSGPQTRLCVHSCLNLPGSYRCLCPPGYLLHADGNTCEDVNECTERQHNCTQGDLCINTFGGHRCVRPKCPPPRHNTSYVKTSAFQCERNPCPTESRACRLAATSISFHYLPLQANRTVPHVLFTMSATHAGGDSLRFAVAGGRGQEVFAVRRSGRQTAELLLSSPVAGPATLEVELEMSEFSRGLLLGKHIFKVTTFVSAYEF; this is encoded by the exons ATGCTTCTCATcccactgccagcctggctggccctgggcatcctgcagctgcctctcttCAGCACCCAG GAGTGCCTGAGCCCGCAGCAGGTGCTGGGCGCGGTGCGGCagatgcagaagctgctggcagcgcaggaggctgcccagctgcGGGGCGTGCGCGGGCTGCggaagcagctcagcctgctccagagccgcCTCCAGACAACGGCCACCAAGCGCAACG AGACGTGCCCGCCGCTGGCGGTGCCGCCGCACGGGCGGCTGCTGGGCCGCAGCGTGCGGGTGGGCCACGACCTCCACTTCGTCTGCGACGCAGGGTTCCGGCTGGTGGGCTCGGAGACGCGGACCTGCCGGCACGACCGCAGCTGGAGCGgcacccagccctcctgcagaa GTATCGATGACTGCTCCAGCAACCCATGTGCCAACGGTGGGACCTGCGTGGACGGCGACCAGAGCTACACTTGCCTCTGCCCGCGGGGCTGGTCCGGCCCCAGCTGCCAGAGCCCCGTCTATGCCT ACTGGGTGACTCCGAACGCCACCTCCTTCAGCCGCCAGCCTCGCTGTGCCGAGGCCCGCTCGGGCTCCCGGCGCTGCAGCTGCGACTCTGGCTTCCAGCTGCGAGCCAGCGGCGTCTGCCGTG ACGTGGATGAGTGTCAGCTCTTCCAGTCCGGCCCCCAGACTCGGCTTTGCGTCCACAGCTGcctcaacctccctggctcCTACCGCTGCCTCTGCCCCCCCGGCTACCTGCTGCATGCAGACGGCAACACCTGCGAGG ATGTGAACGAGTGCACCgagaggcagcacaactgcaCCCAGGGCGACCTTTGCATCAACACCTTCGGGGGCCACCGCTGCGTGCGCCCCAAGTGCCCCCCCCCGCGCCACAACACCAGCTACGTCAAGACCTCTGCCTT CCAGTGCGAGCGGAACCCCTGCCCCACGGAGAGCCGAGCCTGCCGCCTGGCCGccacctccatctccttccACTACCTGCCACTGCAGGCCAACCGCACGGTGCCCCACGTCCTCTTCACCATGTCCGCCACCCACGCGGGGGGGGACAGCCTGCGCTTCGCCGTGGCGGGCGGCCGCGGGCAGGAGGTCTTTGCGGTGCGGCGCTCCGGCCGGCAGACAgcggagctgctgctcagcagccccGTGGCGGGGCCGGCCACGCTGGAGGTGGAGCTGGAGATGAGCGAGTTCTCCCGCGggctcctgctgggcaagcaCATCTTCAAGGTCACCACCTTCGTGTCCGCCTACGAGTTCTGA
- the EXOSC6 gene encoding exosome complex component MTR3: MPLDHRRLRGPEESQPPELWAGVAEQEQEDGAAPRDPYALRPLFARAGLLSQAEGSAYVELGGGTKVLCAAWGPREAAEPGAPAEGGRLQCEFRRAPFAARGARCRPGSAAEREAEREAAAALREALEPAVRLARYPRARLAVSALLLQDGGSALAAAISGAALALADAGVEMYDVAVGCALCRAPGPAGAWLLQPSEAEERRAAGRLTLALLPALNQVSAVLGSGQGSPPDAWAQALRLGLDGCHRLYPVLRQSLLRAARRRAAASTASTTASTASTTASTATA; encoded by the coding sequence ATGCCGCTGGACCACCGCCGCCTCCGCGGCCCGGAGGAGTCGCAGCCGCCGGAGCTGTGGGCGGGGGTGgcggagcaggagcaggaggacgGCGCCGCCCCGCGGGACCCCTACGCGCTCCGGCCGCTGTTCGCCCGGGCCgggctgctgagccaggccGAGGGCTCGGCCTACGTGGAGCTGGGCGGCGGCACCAAGGTGCTGTGCGCCGCCTGGGGCCCGCGGGAGGCGGCCGAGCCCGGGGCGCCGGCGGAGGGGGGGCGGCTGCAGTGCGAGTTCCGCCGCGCCCCGTTCGCGGCCCGCGGGGCGCGCTGCAGGCCCGGCTCGGCGGCGGAGCGGGAGGCGGagcgggaggcggcggcggcgctgcgGGAGGCGCTGGAGCCGGCGGTGCGGCTGGCCAGGTACCCGCGGGCCCGGCTGGCCGTCagcgccctgctgctgcaggacggGGGCTCGGCGCTGGCCGCCGCCATCAGCGGCGCGGCGCTGGCGCTGGCGGACGCGGGCGTGGAGATGTACGACGTGGCCGTGGGCTGCGCCCTGTGCCGCGCCCCGGGGCCCGCCGgcgcctggctgctgcagcccagcgaGGCCGAGGAGCGGCGAGCCGCGGGCCGCCTGACGCTGGCGCTGCTGCCCGCCCTCAACCAGGTGTCGGCCGTGCTGGGCAGCGGCCAGGGCAGCCCGCCCGACGCCTGGGCACAGGCGCTGCGCCTCGGCCTCGACGGCTGCCACCGCCTCTACCCCGTGCTGCGGCAGAGCCTGCTGCGGGCTGCGCGCCGCCGGGCCGCCGCCTCCACCGCCTCCACCACCGCCTCCACCGCCTCCACCACCGCCTCCACCGCCACCGCCTGA
- the AARS1 gene encoding alanine--tRNA ligase, cytoplasmic, which translates to MEAPLTAAQIRQRFIDFFKANQHTYVHSSSTIPLDDPTLLFANAGMNQFKPIFLNTIDPSHPLAKLSRATNTQKCIRAGGKHNDLDDVGKDVYHHTFFEMLGSWSFGDYFKELACKLALELLTQEFGIPAARLYVTYFGGSEAAGLQPDLECKQIWLDLGLAEDRILPGSMKDNFWEMGDTGPCGPCSEIHYDRIGARDASHLVNQDDPNVLEIWNLVFIQFNRESDGSLKPLPKKSIDTGMGLERLVSILQNKMSNYDTDLFLPYFEAIQKGTGARPYQGLVGEQDTDGIDMAYRVLADHARTLTLALADGGRPDSTGRGYVLRRILRRAVRYAHEKLRAPRGFFATLVDVVVQSLGDAFPELKKDPELVKDIINEEEDQFLKTLSRGRRILDRKIQSLGDNKTIPGDTAWLLYDTYGFPADLTALIAEEKGLALDLEGFEEERRQAQLKSQGRGAGGEDLLLLDIYAIEELRARGLAATDDSPKYSYSSDPSGAYAFGSLVGKVLALRRERQFVEEVQSGQECGVLLDRTCFYAEQGGQTYDQGYMVKDEDCKEDRTEFTVKNVQVRGGYVLHIGTLYGSLRVGDEVQLSLDEARRRPVMSNHTATHVLNFALRAVLGEADQRGSLVAPDRLRFDFTAKGALSTQQLKEVESIANQMIQEAKPVYARECPLAAAKAIQGLRAVFDETYPDPVRVVSIGVPVEELLADPAGPAGTATSVEFCGGTHLQNSSHAGSFVIVSEEAIAKGIRRIVAVTGTEARKALRKVDSLRKLLSALEAKVKLQTAPNKDVQKEIAELSESLGTAAIPQWQKDELREAVRGLKKVMDDLDRASKADIQRRVLEKTKQVIESHPNQPLVIMEMENGASAKALNESLKLFKTCSPQTAAMLFAVDPEAGRITCLCQVPQEAANKGLKACQWVQEVSALMDGKGGGKDVSAQATGKNVSCLQEALRVATAFARLRLGELHN; encoded by the exons ATGGAGGCTCCGCTGACTGCTGCCCAGATCCGGCAGCGCTTCATTGACTTCTTCAAGGCCAACCAGCACACCTACGTGCACTCTTCCTCCACCATCCCTCTGGACGACCCCACGCTGCTCTTTGCCAATGCTGGCATGAACCAG TTCAAACCCATCTTCCTCAACACCATCGACCCCTCGCACCCGCTGGCCAAGCTGAGCAGGGCAACCAACACCCAGAAGTGCATCCGGGCAGGGGGCAAGCACAACGACCTGGATGACGTGGGCAAGGATGTCTACCACCACACCTTCTTCGAGATGCTGGGCTCCTGGTCCTTCGGGGACTACTTCAAg gagcttgCTTGCAAGCTGGCACTGGAGCTCCTGACGCAGGAGTTTGgcatccctgctgccaggctctaTGTCACCTACTTTGGCGGCAGTGAGGCTGCAGGACTGCAGCCAGACCTGGAGTGCAAGCAGATCTGGCTGGATTTGGG gctggctgaggacaGGATCCTCCCTGGCAGCATGAAGGATAACTTCTGGGAAATGGGAGACACAGGCCCCTGTGGGCCCTGCAGTGAGATCCACTACGACAGGATTGGGGCCAGAGATGCTTCCCACCTGGTAAATCAGGACGACCCCAACGTCCTGGAGATCTGGAACCTTGTCTTCATCCAGTTCAACAG GGAATCTGATGGGAGCCTGAAACCTCTCCCTAAGAAGAGCATTGACACTGGGATGGgcctggagaggttggtgtCTATCCTGCAGAACAAGATGTCCAACTATGACACTGATCTCTTCCTGCCTTACTTTGAAGCCATCCAAAAG ggcACTGGTGCCAGGCCGTACCAGGGCCTCGTGGGCGAGCAGGACACTGATGGCATCGACATGGCCTACCGGGTGCTGGCAGACCACGCACGGACCCTCACCCTGGCACTGGCCGACGGCGGCAGGCCCGACAGCACCGGCAGGGG GTACGTGCTGAGGCGCATCCTGCGGCGCGCCGTGCGCTACGCCCACGAGAAGCTCCGCGCCCCCCGCGGCTTCTTCGCCACGCTGGTGGATGTGGTGGTGCAGTCCCTG ggagaTGCCTTTCCCGAGCTGAAGAAGGACCCCGAGCTGGTGAAGGACATCATCAATGAAGAGGAAGATCAGTTCCTGAAAACCCTCAGCAGAGGACGCCGCATCCTGGACAGGAAGATCCAGAGCCTGGGGGACAACAAAACCATCCCTG GCgacactgcctggctgctctacGACACCTACGGCTTCCCTGCCGACCTGACTGCGCTGATCGCCGAGGAGAAGGGCCTGGCACTGGACCTGGAGGGCTtcgaggaggagaggaggcaggcaCAG CTGAAATCCCAgggcaggggtgctgggggggaggacctgctgctgctggacatctATGCCATCGAGGAGCTGCGGGCACGGGGGCTGGCGGCGACTGACGACTCCCCGAAGTACAGCTACAGCTCGGACCCCAGCGGGGCCTACG CCTTCGGGAGCCTGGTGGGCAAGGTGCTGGCACTGCGCAGGGAGAGGCAGTTCGTGGAGGAGGTGCAGAGTGGGCAGGAGtgtggagtgctgctggacaggACCTGCTTCTACGCCGAGCAGGGCGGCCAGACCTACGACCAGGGCTACATGGTGAAGGATGAGGACTGCAAGGAGGAT AGGACAGAGTTCACCGTGAAGAACGTGCAGGTGCGAGGTGGGTACGTGCTGCACATCGGCACCCTCTATGGCAGCCTCAGAGTGGGAGACGAGGTGCAGCTGTCCCTGGACGAG GCCCGCCGCAGGCCTGTGATGAGCAACCACACTGCCACCCACGTCCTCAACTTCGCCCTGCGAGCCGTGCTGGGCGAGGCCGACCAGAGAGGCTCCCTGGTGGCCCCCGACCGCCTGCGCTTCGACTTCACCGCCAAGGGCgccctcagcacccagcagctgaaggaggtggAGAGCATTGCCAACCAGATGATCCAGGAGGCCAAG cctgtgtaTGCCAGGGAGTgccccctggcagcagccaagGCCATCCAGGGGCTGCGGGCAGTGTTTGATGAGACCTACCCCGACCCCGTCCGCGTGGTGTCCATCGGGGTGCctgtggaggagctgctggcagacccCGCgggccctgctggcactgccacctCCGTCGAGTTCTGCGGGGGCAC gcacCTGCAGAACTCCAGCCACGCAGGCTCCTTCGTCATCGTCTCGGAGGAAGCCATTGCCAAGGGCATCCGCAGGATCGTCGCTGTCACCGGCACCGAGGCGCGCAAG gCCCTGCGGAAGGTTGACAGCCTCAGGAAGCTGCTGTCAGCCCTGGAGGCCAAGGTGAAGCTGCAGACAGCTCCGAACAAGGATGTGCAGAAGGAGATCGCTGAGCTCAGCGAG agcctgggcactgctgccatccCGCAGTGGCAGAAGGATGAGCTGAGGGAGGCGGTCAGAGgcctgaagaaggtgatggacGACCTGGACCGAGCCAGCAAGGCTGACATCCAGAGGCGG GTGCTGGAGAAGACCAAGCAGGTGATCGAGAGCCATCCCAACCAGCCCTTGGTCATCATGGAAATGGAGAATGGAGCCTCAGCAAAG GCCCTGAACGAGTCCCTGAAGCTCTTCAAGACCTGCTCCCCCCAGACAGCTGCTATGCTCTTCGCTGTGGATCCCGAGGCTGGCAGGATCACCTGCTTGTGCCAGGTGCCCCAG GAGGCGGCCAACAAGGGCCTGAAGGCCTGCCAGTGGGTGCAGGAGGTGTCGGCGCTGATGGACGGCAAGGGCGGCGGCAAGGACGTCTCGGCGCAGGCCACGGGCAAGAAcgtgagctgcctgcaggaggccCTCCGGGTGGCCACGGCCTTCGCCCGCCTGCGCCTGGGCGAGCTGCACAACTGA